A region of Gemmatimonadaceae bacterium DNA encodes the following proteins:
- a CDS encoding M28 family peptidase — translation MITASRSLLALLIAAPSVALAQASPSAALWSLVRPRYSGERARETVAFLDQYVRWPGNRGFDASIAHIVERLRAAGYVAESVATARDRLVYRVERYPMTNPAWEPTDASLSIVGDTSPVLQFATNRNMLATNSYATPADGVEAELVDAGAGTAARLDSLDVRGKIVLAESGIGRLFTEAVARRGAAGVLAYSLPAYLQPTRNTTSIQFGGLPRGAPAGSWGILLSHEALTRLRAALGRGPVRVRVSTNVTWTPNAVEQAVVAEVRGSRAPEERFVFSAHVQEPGANDNASGVGAQVEMARVAAQLVKAGRVNPARTITMLWGLEITSTRRYIEQDSVRARGIRWGLSLDMVGEDTEKTGGTFLIEKMPDPSAIWTRGDDKHSEWGGSPITKDRLTPHYFNDFVLQRCLEQARTNGWVVRTNPFEGGSDHTPFLQAKKPGLLFWHFTDQFYHTDRDRLEMVSASELRNVGMSALVSALVLTSASSATARMVIDETERAAIARLAVETTLGAGELARGGDAALQRDIIETWAAWYRDAVGTVSDIEIDGPSPAVRQRIAAAQARLDAALRTSLAGLGKRPGTSD, via the coding sequence ATGATCACCGCTTCGCGCTCGCTGCTTGCTCTGCTGATCGCCGCGCCCTCTGTTGCGCTCGCTCAGGCCAGTCCGTCTGCAGCGCTCTGGTCGCTGGTGCGTCCGCGATACTCCGGCGAACGCGCTCGAGAGACTGTCGCGTTTCTCGACCAGTATGTGCGCTGGCCCGGCAACCGGGGATTCGACGCGAGCATTGCCCACATCGTGGAGCGGCTCCGCGCCGCCGGTTACGTCGCGGAGTCTGTCGCCACCGCGCGTGACCGGCTGGTCTATCGCGTCGAACGGTACCCGATGACGAACCCCGCGTGGGAGCCGACGGATGCTTCGCTGTCAATCGTTGGGGACACGTCGCCCGTGCTGCAGTTCGCCACCAACCGCAACATGCTCGCGACCAACTCGTATGCCACGCCCGCTGATGGCGTGGAGGCCGAGCTGGTGGACGCCGGTGCGGGCACTGCGGCGCGCCTCGATTCTCTCGACGTGCGCGGCAAGATCGTGCTGGCCGAGTCGGGGATCGGTCGACTGTTCACTGAAGCCGTGGCGCGCCGAGGGGCCGCGGGAGTGCTCGCCTATTCGCTCCCCGCGTACCTGCAGCCCACGAGGAACACCACGTCCATTCAGTTCGGCGGCCTGCCTCGCGGCGCCCCGGCCGGTTCGTGGGGGATCCTCCTGTCGCATGAGGCATTGACCAGGCTGCGCGCCGCCTTGGGTCGCGGTCCCGTGCGGGTGCGGGTCTCGACGAACGTGACGTGGACGCCAAATGCCGTGGAGCAAGCCGTGGTCGCCGAGGTGCGCGGGTCGCGCGCACCCGAGGAGCGATTCGTGTTTTCCGCGCACGTACAGGAGCCCGGTGCGAACGACAATGCATCGGGCGTCGGCGCGCAGGTAGAGATGGCGCGCGTCGCTGCTCAACTCGTGAAGGCCGGACGCGTGAACCCCGCGCGCACCATCACCATGTTGTGGGGCCTCGAGATCACGTCGACACGGCGCTACATCGAGCAGGACTCGGTACGCGCGCGTGGTATTCGCTGGGGGCTTTCGCTCGACATGGTCGGCGAGGACACCGAGAAGACCGGAGGCACCTTCCTCATCGAGAAGATGCCGGATCCCTCCGCGATCTGGACGCGCGGCGACGACAAGCACTCGGAATGGGGTGGCTCGCCGATCACCAAGGACCGCCTGACACCGCACTACTTCAACGACTTCGTGCTGCAGCGCTGTCTGGAGCAGGCGCGCACCAACGGCTGGGTCGTGCGGACGAACCCGTTCGAAGGTGGGAGTGATCATACACCGTTCCTTCAGGCAAAGAAGCCAGGGCTCCTCTTCTGGCATTTCACCGATCAGTTCTACCACACGGATCGCGATCGCCTCGAGATGGTGTCGGCAAGTGAGCTGCGCAACGTTGGCATGTCGGCCCTGGTCAGCGCCCTCGTGCTCACGAGCGCTTCGAGTGCCACGGCGCGCATGGTGATCGACGAAACGGAGCGGGCCGCGATCGCGCGCCTCGCGGTCGAGACCACGCTTGGCGCCGGCGAGCTGGCCAGGGGCGGCGATGCTGCGCTCCAGCGCGACATCATCGAGACGTGGGCGGCCTGGTATCGCGATGCGGTCGGGACCGTGTCCGACATCGAGATCGACGGCCCGTCGCCGGCTGTGCGGCAGCGCATCGCGGCGGCGCAGGCGCGCCTCGACGCTGCGCTACGCACCTCGCTGGCCGGGCTCGGCAAGCGACCGGGAACCAGCGATTAG
- a CDS encoding class I SAM-dependent methyltransferase gives MLQDADAPLATEPIPGTTACKCCGEASVAMGTVDFNRTCEDSKGRVFGDANRPVPYHRCIRCGFIFTAAFDHFAPGDWQRDIYNDDYVLADPDFVERRPIRNGEMVANTFAQTPGIAVLDYGGGNGRLVRQLAQRGFARATCYDPFHEGSTRPSGTFDLVTSFEVLEHSPTPYETLRDMRWFLSERGLLLFSTLLQPADIDAQGLSWWYASPRNGHVSLYSRAAMDALMKRLGLQWASCSDVLHVAYRKRPPAFARHIFSN, from the coding sequence ATGCTCCAGGACGCCGACGCACCACTCGCCACCGAACCCATCCCCGGCACCACGGCATGCAAGTGCTGTGGTGAGGCGTCTGTCGCCATGGGCACGGTCGACTTCAACCGGACCTGCGAGGATTCCAAGGGCCGCGTCTTTGGCGACGCGAACCGCCCCGTGCCATACCATCGCTGCATTCGCTGCGGCTTCATCTTTACCGCAGCGTTCGACCACTTTGCCCCAGGCGACTGGCAACGCGACATCTACAACGACGACTACGTCCTCGCCGACCCGGACTTCGTCGAGCGCCGACCGATCAGGAACGGTGAGATGGTCGCAAACACGTTCGCACAGACGCCGGGCATCGCGGTGCTCGACTACGGCGGCGGCAATGGCCGGCTGGTCCGCCAACTCGCGCAACGCGGATTTGCCCGCGCCACCTGCTACGACCCGTTCCACGAGGGATCGACACGACCGTCGGGTACGTTTGACCTGGTCACCTCATTCGAAGTGCTCGAACACTCGCCCACGCCGTACGAGACGCTCAGGGACATGCGCTGGTTCCTGAGCGAGCGCGGGCTCCTGCTCTTCTCGACGCTCCTGCAACCGGCCGACATCGACGCGCAGGGGCTCAGCTGGTGGTACGCCTCGCCGCGCAACGGCCACGTGTCACTCTACTCGCGCGCGGCGATGGACGCCCTCATGAAGCGGCTCGGCCTGCAGTGGGCTTCGTGCTCGGACGTGCTCCACGTGGCATACCGCAAGCGCCCGCCCGCGTTCGCGCGGCACATCTTCAGCAACTAA
- a CDS encoding metallophosphoesterase, producing MTLLSLPRVRAFVRVALTGMRHFAVSILVLLAALVTFGLAIGAEAHLFEDRLAYQLDGEVHVFFEGDSAVAHVVRGDNDRGFRVDTAALPSDGAASVRVEWPADGSEFDVPVIQEVMTPAAVYDDKEPIVAISDLESGFGALRTFLVAHGVADERLNWTFGKGHLVVVGDLVDRGASTTQVLWGVYKLEQSARQAGGTVHVIIGNHEIKNLQGNYQTANEKYFHIAGILGKQQHQLFDDSSILGRWLASKNVVEVIDGVAFVHGGLHPDLGKYRLSVEEINRVVRAGYRTPYYTPVTATGESFLRSSTTGPAWYRGYLKDDLSPQAVERGLSAVGARAVVVGHTLQGKVNVRHGGRVVAIDVRHPKDYLRSFPLRSSEGLLIKDGEFNRLLEGGGKRPLRVSVQRD from the coding sequence GTGACCCTCTTGTCTCTCCCCCGTGTCCGCGCCTTTGTGCGCGTCGCCCTCACCGGGATGCGACACTTTGCCGTGTCCATTCTCGTGCTGCTGGCGGCACTGGTGACGTTCGGTTTGGCCATTGGTGCTGAGGCGCACCTGTTCGAGGACCGGTTGGCCTACCAGCTCGATGGCGAGGTTCATGTGTTTTTCGAGGGCGATTCCGCCGTCGCCCACGTGGTGCGCGGTGACAACGACCGCGGCTTTCGCGTCGACACCGCCGCGCTACCGAGCGACGGAGCGGCGAGCGTCCGCGTGGAATGGCCTGCCGACGGCAGTGAGTTTGATGTGCCCGTGATCCAGGAGGTGATGACTCCGGCCGCCGTGTACGATGACAAGGAGCCCATCGTTGCCATCTCCGACCTCGAGAGCGGCTTTGGTGCGCTGCGGACTTTTCTGGTTGCCCACGGTGTCGCTGATGAAAGGCTGAACTGGACCTTCGGCAAGGGGCACCTCGTCGTCGTGGGCGACCTCGTCGACCGCGGCGCATCGACGACCCAGGTTCTATGGGGCGTCTACAAGCTCGAGCAGTCCGCGCGGCAGGCCGGTGGCACGGTGCACGTCATCATCGGCAACCACGAGATCAAGAACCTTCAGGGCAACTATCAGACGGCCAACGAGAAGTACTTCCACATCGCAGGGATACTCGGCAAGCAGCAGCACCAGCTGTTCGACGACAGCTCAATACTGGGCCGATGGCTCGCATCGAAGAACGTCGTGGAAGTCATCGACGGCGTCGCGTTCGTTCACGGTGGCCTGCACCCCGATCTGGGGAAGTACCGGTTGTCGGTCGAAGAGATCAACCGTGTGGTGCGAGCGGGCTATCGCACGCCGTATTACACGCCGGTCACGGCGACGGGGGAGTCGTTCCTGCGCTCCAGCACGACCGGGCCGGCCTGGTACCGCGGGTACCTCAAGGACGACCTCTCGCCGCAGGCGGTGGAACGCGGCCTGAGCGCCGTGGGCGCCAGGGCGGTCGTGGTCGGCCACACCTTGCAGGGCAAAGTGAACGTGCGGCACGGGGGACGGGTCGTCGCCATCGATGTCAGGCATCCAAAGGACTACTTGAGGAGTTTCCCTCTCCGTAGCAGCGAGGGGTTGCTGATCAAGGACGGAGAGTTCAATCGGCTGCTGGAAGGCGGAGGCAAGCGCCCCCTCCGCGTGAGTGTCCAGCGAGATTGA
- a CDS encoding PIN domain-containing protein — protein sequence MIYIDTSVVLAHLLSETRVPPSTLWGEFLVSSRLLEYELWNRINALGLGKSHGQLARDMLGRLALVELLPTVLARSLEPFPTVVRTLDALHLSTVDYLRNGRQDVTVATYDGRMATAARAMGFRLFEL from the coding sequence TTGATCTACATCGACACATCCGTGGTACTCGCGCACCTGCTCTCGGAGACTCGTGTGCCCCCGTCCACGCTGTGGGGCGAGTTCCTGGTCAGCAGTCGACTGCTTGAGTACGAGCTCTGGAATCGCATCAATGCACTCGGGCTCGGCAAGTCGCATGGGCAACTGGCTCGTGACATGCTTGGGCGGCTTGCCCTGGTCGAGTTGTTGCCCACGGTCCTCGCCCGCAGCCTGGAGCCCTTCCCGACGGTCGTGCGAACGCTCGACGCACTGCACCTGTCGACCGTGGACTACCTCAGAAATGGCAGGCAGGACGTGACGGTGGCCACGTACGATGGGCGCATGGCCACTGCGGCGCGCGCGATGGGATTCAGGCTTTTCGAGCTCTGA
- a CDS encoding prevent-host-death protein has product MRSVGLKVLKNRLSEYVRLAAGGETVLVTDHDRVVAELRPPSGRGPSVSDAYLASAVREGIMTPPLLTRDGPPDRQPIGALEHILSGLEGDRADR; this is encoded by the coding sequence ATGCGATCCGTTGGCCTCAAGGTTCTCAAGAATCGCCTGAGCGAGTACGTACGGCTCGCGGCTGGCGGCGAGACCGTGCTGGTCACCGATCACGACCGGGTGGTCGCTGAACTGCGCCCGCCATCCGGCCGCGGGCCGTCGGTGAGCGATGCATACCTGGCCAGCGCAGTGCGCGAGGGCATCATGACGCCGCCTCTTCTGACGCGCGATGGGCCTCCGGATCGCCAGCCTATCGGCGCCCTCGAACACATCCTCTCCGGCCTCGAGGGAGACCGCGCAGACCGTTGA
- a CDS encoding nuclear transport factor 2 family protein, whose amino-acid sequence MSIEPNVHELVRLVEAGRIDDALHAFYDPDVAMQENQAEPVVGRDANLARERAFFGGITLHGNTAKSITVGRDRAVINWVLDFTGGDGVHYVIDQLATQQWKNGRIVHERFVYDSAATRAAG is encoded by the coding sequence ATGTCCATCGAACCCAACGTCCACGAACTCGTTCGCCTGGTCGAAGCCGGTCGCATCGACGACGCACTGCACGCGTTCTATGACCCGGACGTAGCGATGCAGGAGAACCAGGCTGAACCCGTGGTCGGGCGGGACGCCAACCTTGCCCGCGAGCGCGCCTTCTTTGGCGGCATCACGCTTCACGGCAACACGGCGAAGTCCATCACCGTCGGCCGCGATCGCGCCGTCATCAATTGGGTGCTGGACTTCACCGGGGGCGACGGGGTGCACTACGTCATCGACCAGCTGGCCACCCAGCAGTGGAAGAACGGTCGCATCGTCCACGAGCGCTTCGTTTACGACAGCGCCGCCACTCGGGCGGCCGGTTAG
- a CDS encoding MarR family transcriptional regulator, translating to MQSLLQRDLRQDKPFGSLEEVVFLNLLRTADDLLQGEVAVLRTADLSFAQYNVLRVLRGAGKDGLPCSAIAERLVNRDPDVTRLLDRLEQRRLVERARDSADRRVVLATITRDGLQLLKDLDGPVSAVHRDQLAHLSRRQLEQLSGLLEAARTRGG from the coding sequence ATGCAATCGCTCCTTCAGCGCGACCTCCGCCAGGACAAGCCCTTCGGCAGCCTTGAAGAGGTCGTCTTCCTCAACCTCCTCCGTACCGCGGATGACCTGCTGCAGGGAGAGGTCGCCGTCCTGCGCACCGCGGACCTGTCATTCGCGCAGTACAACGTGCTCCGCGTCCTCCGAGGGGCGGGAAAGGACGGGCTGCCCTGCAGCGCCATCGCGGAACGGCTGGTGAACCGGGATCCGGACGTGACGCGGCTCCTGGATCGCCTCGAACAACGCAGGCTCGTCGAACGCGCGCGAGACTCGGCGGATCGCCGAGTCGTGCTCGCGACCATCACGAGGGATGGGCTCCAGCTGCTCAAAGACCTGGATGGCCCTGTGAGTGCCGTACACCGCGATCAGCTGGCGCACCTGAGCCGTCGCCAACTCGAGCAGCTCTCGGGGCTGCTGGAAGCCGCGCGTACGCGCGGGGGCTGA
- a CDS encoding alpha/beta hydrolase, with amino-acid sequence MVLTVLACSAHTAAAQAGWRPPPGHVELQLWPVDPQRPRSTAGPEAVHYAVDADGVTRKLVGGKPYVYVENVTRPTITIYSPKRDTPGAAVIVYPGGGFNVLAMDIEGTEVCEWFTATGVTCVLLKYRVPCKHVGAYRECAQAHEDAQRAMRLVRSRAREWRIDPSRIGVLGFSAGAHMAIMSSTRYRRLYEAVDRADSVTSRPDFALVLYPGRMAYRHANFVPNPDIRVTARTPPTFLVHAYDDDMNPVENSLLYATALRKAGVPAEIHVYATGGHAFGLRQTGLSAAQWPTLAEAWLRTLGMIDE; translated from the coding sequence ATGGTACTCACCGTCCTGGCGTGCTCCGCGCACACCGCGGCCGCCCAGGCGGGTTGGCGCCCGCCGCCGGGCCACGTCGAGCTTCAGCTGTGGCCCGTGGATCCCCAGCGACCGCGATCGACTGCCGGACCCGAAGCGGTGCACTACGCGGTCGACGCCGACGGCGTGACCAGGAAGCTGGTGGGCGGGAAACCCTACGTGTACGTGGAGAACGTGACGCGTCCGACGATCACGATCTATTCGCCGAAGCGTGACACGCCGGGCGCGGCAGTCATCGTCTATCCGGGCGGCGGCTTCAATGTCCTCGCGATGGATATCGAGGGCACGGAAGTGTGCGAGTGGTTTACCGCGACCGGGGTGACATGTGTCCTCCTGAAGTATCGCGTGCCATGTAAGCATGTGGGGGCGTATCGCGAGTGCGCCCAGGCCCACGAGGATGCCCAGCGCGCGATGCGCCTGGTGCGGTCGCGCGCGCGCGAGTGGCGCATCGACCCGAGCCGGATCGGGGTGCTGGGGTTCTCCGCCGGGGCCCACATGGCGATCATGAGCAGCACACGCTACCGCCGGCTGTACGAGGCGGTCGACCGCGCCGACAGCGTGACGTCGCGCCCCGACTTCGCACTGGTGCTGTACCCGGGGCGCATGGCGTACCGACACGCGAACTTCGTCCCCAATCCTGACATTCGGGTCACCGCTCGAACGCCCCCCACGTTTTTGGTCCACGCGTATGATGACGACATGAACCCCGTGGAGAACTCCTTGCTCTACGCGACCGCCCTGCGAAAGGCGGGGGTGCCGGCGGAGATCCACGTATACGCCACGGGGGGACATGCCTTTGGCCTGCGGCAGACCGGGCTCTCGGCCGCGCAATGGCCCACGCTGGCCGAGGCGTGGCTCAGAACGCTTGGGATGATCGACGAGTAG
- a CDS encoding homoserine O-succinyltransferase: MPIVAHTSLPSFEDLRRAGQEVLSLDGALHQDIRELHIGLLNMMPDAALRVTERQFLRMVGNSNKIAQLYVHLFTVPGLQRNDETRAYINEHYTTFDALRNDGLDALIITGANVANPTLVEEPFWQPLEEVVEWASKRVTSVLCSCLATHSLLKHFHGIDRVLLPSKRWGVYEHRVTTPEHPLLRDVNTRFDVPHSRHNDIDRSQFERAGLTVLAESAEGGVHLAVSADQFRVVYFQGHPEYDINSLLKEYVREAYRWFAGERDDEPPYPEHYFSAAAAALAERWWEEARSARLEGAPCPGFPEQDVLQLLDNTWGDSGKAFFNNWLGAVYRLTHRDRGKVFDDGVDPEDPLGLLKRGAGR; the protein is encoded by the coding sequence ATGCCTATCGTTGCCCATACGTCGCTCCCGTCCTTCGAAGACCTGCGCCGAGCCGGTCAGGAGGTGCTGTCGCTCGACGGCGCGCTCCACCAGGACATCCGCGAGCTGCACATCGGGCTACTGAACATGATGCCCGACGCGGCGCTGCGCGTCACGGAACGGCAGTTCCTGCGCATGGTCGGCAACTCCAACAAGATCGCGCAGCTGTATGTGCACCTGTTCACGGTGCCCGGCCTCCAGCGCAACGACGAAACCCGCGCCTACATCAACGAGCACTACACCACGTTCGACGCGTTGCGCAACGACGGGCTCGACGCGCTCATCATCACCGGCGCCAACGTCGCCAATCCCACCCTCGTCGAAGAACCGTTCTGGCAACCGCTCGAGGAGGTCGTCGAGTGGGCGTCGAAGCGGGTGACATCCGTCCTGTGCTCCTGCCTCGCCACGCATTCGCTGCTCAAGCACTTCCACGGGATCGACCGCGTCCTGCTGCCGAGCAAGCGCTGGGGCGTGTATGAACATCGCGTGACGACACCTGAACACCCGCTGCTCCGCGACGTCAACACGCGATTCGACGTCCCACACTCGCGACACAACGACATCGACCGGTCGCAGTTCGAGCGGGCAGGCCTCACCGTGCTCGCCGAGAGCGCGGAAGGCGGCGTGCACCTCGCGGTGAGCGCCGACCAGTTCCGCGTCGTGTACTTCCAGGGTCACCCGGAGTACGACATCAACAGCCTGCTCAAGGAGTACGTGCGCGAAGCGTACCGATGGTTCGCGGGTGAGCGGGACGACGAGCCCCCGTACCCCGAGCACTACTTCTCCGCGGCCGCTGCCGCCTTGGCGGAACGGTGGTGGGAGGAGGCGCGTTCGGCACGGTTGGAGGGTGCGCCGTGTCCAGGCTTTCCAGAGCAGGACGTCTTACAGCTGCTGGACAACACCTGGGGCGACAGCGGCAAGGCGTTCTTCAACAACTGGCTCGGAGCCGTGTATCGGCTCACGCACCGCGATCGAGGGAAGGTCTTCGACGACGGCGTCGACCCGGAGGATCCGCTCGGACTGCTCAAGCGCGGTGCTGGCCGGTGA
- a CDS encoding PLP-dependent transferase, protein MHRDTDAIRTQAERSAHQEHSVPLFLTSSFVFDDAEEMRAAFADEIERNIYSRFTNPNVTEFVDKMCHLEGAEAGYATATGMAAVFATFAGLLGVGDHIVSGRAIFGSTHTILTKIVPRFGITHTYVDVADGIDAWNAAITPATRMIFVETPTNPGLDIADLDALGALAAARGVLLVVDNCLSTPILQQPLRHGAHLSVHSATKFIDGQGRVMGGVVVGRKDLIQQIYAFCRSTGPALSPFNAWVLSKSLETLSLRMERHAASALAVAQHLERSADLEQVRYPFLRSHPHFDVATRQMAAGGGLVAFTVKGGIDRGRRFLNALRLCSLTANLGDTRTIATHPASTTHAKLSEDERLAVGITPGLVRVSVGLEATQDIVADLDQALMASR, encoded by the coding sequence GTGCACAGGGACACAGACGCAATTCGGACGCAGGCGGAGCGCTCGGCCCATCAGGAGCACTCCGTACCACTCTTCCTGACTTCGAGCTTCGTCTTCGACGATGCCGAAGAGATGCGCGCCGCGTTCGCCGACGAGATCGAACGCAACATCTACAGTCGCTTCACCAATCCGAACGTCACGGAGTTCGTCGACAAGATGTGCCATCTCGAGGGCGCCGAGGCGGGATATGCCACGGCCACCGGCATGGCAGCCGTCTTTGCCACATTTGCGGGGCTGCTTGGCGTCGGCGACCACATCGTGTCGGGGCGCGCGATCTTCGGATCGACGCACACGATCCTCACGAAGATCGTTCCGAGATTCGGGATCACGCACACCTATGTGGACGTCGCGGACGGGATCGACGCGTGGAATGCTGCGATCACACCGGCTACGCGCATGATCTTCGTCGAAACACCGACCAACCCGGGGCTCGACATCGCCGACCTGGACGCGCTCGGCGCGCTCGCGGCGGCGCGGGGCGTGCTGTTGGTCGTCGACAACTGCCTATCGACGCCCATTCTCCAGCAGCCCCTCCGGCACGGGGCGCACCTCTCCGTCCACTCGGCGACCAAGTTCATCGACGGGCAGGGGCGCGTCATGGGCGGCGTTGTGGTCGGCCGAAAGGATCTCATCCAGCAGATCTACGCGTTTTGCCGGAGCACCGGACCTGCGTTGTCTCCCTTCAACGCCTGGGTGCTCTCCAAGAGCCTCGAGACGCTCTCGCTCCGCATGGAGCGTCACGCGGCGAGCGCGCTCGCCGTTGCGCAACATCTGGAACGGAGCGCGGATCTGGAGCAGGTTCGCTATCCGTTCCTGCGCTCCCACCCGCACTTCGACGTTGCGACCAGACAGATGGCTGCGGGAGGCGGGCTCGTGGCGTTCACCGTGAAGGGCGGCATCGATCGGGGGCGGCGCTTCCTGAACGCACTCCGTCTCTGCTCGTTGACGGCGAACCTCGGCGACACGCGGACCATCGCGACGCATCCGGCGTCCACCACACACGCCAAACTCAGCGAAGACGAGCGCCTCGCGGTCGGCATCACCCCGGGACTTGTCAGGGTGTCCGTCGGCCTCGAGGCGACCCAGGATATCGTGGCGGATCTCGATCAGGCGCTCATGGCGTCCAGGTGA
- a CDS encoding type II toxin-antitoxin system PemK/MazF family toxin, which yields MAGILRGEIRWAELSPTRGQEQAGLRPVLVLSQDVFNERSGTVIAVALTSQPQRAGFPLTLELTSTRLPKRSWVKISRVRTLAVERIGKRLGRATPEELAQILEGLNELLGA from the coding sequence GTGGCCGGCATACTGAGAGGCGAGATACGCTGGGCCGAGCTGAGTCCGACGCGCGGGCAGGAGCAAGCCGGCCTTCGACCGGTCCTCGTCCTCAGCCAGGATGTCTTCAATGAACGATCCGGGACCGTCATAGCGGTTGCGTTGACCAGTCAACCTCAGCGGGCCGGATTCCCGCTCACCCTGGAGCTGACGTCGACCCGGCTCCCGAAGCGATCGTGGGTGAAGATCAGCCGGGTTCGCACCCTGGCGGTCGAGCGTATCGGCAAGCGGCTGGGGCGTGCCACGCCTGAAGAGTTGGCGCAGATCCTGGAGGGACTGAATGAGCTGCTGGGCGCCTAA
- a CDS encoding ribbon-helix-helix protein, CopG family: MPKAKVAVTLDTQTLRQVDRLVRDARYPNRSQAIEAAIVSHLERMERRRLIDACAQLDPAEEQALAEEGLAEDVAAWPAY, encoded by the coding sequence ATGCCGAAGGCAAAGGTGGCGGTCACGCTGGATACACAGACGCTCCGTCAGGTCGATCGGCTCGTGCGCGATGCGCGCTACCCGAACCGCAGTCAGGCGATCGAGGCGGCGATTGTGTCGCACCTCGAGCGGATGGAGCGGCGCCGCTTGATCGATGCGTGCGCGCAGCTGGACCCCGCGGAAGAGCAGGCGCTGGCGGAAGAAGGCCTCGCGGAGGATGTGGCGGCGTGGCCGGCATACTGA
- a CDS encoding HigA family addiction module antidote protein — translation MLLEEFLVPMQLSQYRLAKEIDVPAQRIGEIIAGRRAVTADTDLKLCRFFGLSNGYWLRAQAAYDTEVAARALALVLRRIKPWTGSAT, via the coding sequence CTGCTGCTCGAGGAATTCCTCGTGCCGATGCAGCTGTCGCAGTATCGGCTCGCCAAGGAGATTGACGTGCCCGCCCAGCGTATTGGCGAGATCATTGCGGGGCGTCGTGCGGTGACCGCGGACACGGATCTGAAGCTGTGTCGGTTCTTCGGCTTGTCGAATGGCTATTGGTTGCGGGCGCAGGCGGCGTACGACACGGAAGTCGCCGCCCGCGCGCTCGCGCTGGTGCTGCGCCGCATCAAGCCGTGGACGGGGAGCGCGACGTAG
- a CDS encoding nuclear transport factor 2 family protein has product MRTQWVLAIALVTTSGCALRGPSAAPSASFEGAAQAFARTTQQPNAAAIAAYFADSVYVVSPQGRQPVLGRDANREAWARFFRGGNPAHTMTVEVMRASEHLAYSRGRWTAGVDTPQGRAEAVGTYLAVWERLPAGWRIVELSVFTTR; this is encoded by the coding sequence ATGCGAACACAATGGGTCCTGGCGATAGCACTGGTCACGACGTCCGGATGCGCGCTACGAGGGCCGAGCGCGGCGCCGAGCGCGAGCTTCGAGGGCGCAGCACAGGCGTTCGCGCGCACGACTCAGCAACCGAATGCCGCGGCGATCGCCGCGTACTTCGCGGACTCCGTTTACGTTGTCTCGCCACAAGGTCGGCAGCCCGTGCTCGGACGGGATGCGAATCGCGAGGCTTGGGCGCGCTTCTTCCGCGGCGGCAACCCAGCGCACACCATGACGGTGGAGGTGATGCGGGCGTCCGAGCACCTCGCGTATTCGCGTGGGAGGTGGACGGCTGGCGTGGACACTCCTCAAGGTCGCGCCGAGGCCGTGGGTACGTACTTGGCGGTGTGGGAGCGTCTTCCGGCGGGATGGCGGATAGTCGAGCTCAGCGTCTTCACGACACGCTAG
- a CDS encoding PepSY domain-containing protein yields the protein MTSSTLRGVDSGRPPSRPEARPRPTRDRRASISRVAFHAHLWLGVVFTVALLVIAVSGILLNHKRPLGLMPDVAHTPTAEFASSLSMAQLADIALAEVAGRRGAGGDAVSDIDRMDVRPRNGFVKVRLRDAASTEVTVDIATGAVLHVGSRGDVFLEKLHSGEIFGGSYVLLSDLAAIALVVTLISGYWLWLAPKLRRAGSEEAA from the coding sequence ATGACGTCGAGTACGCTACGTGGTGTTGATTCCGGGCGGCCCCCGTCGAGGCCCGAGGCTCGGCCGCGTCCGACGAGGGATCGGCGCGCGAGCATTTCGCGCGTCGCCTTTCATGCCCACCTCTGGCTCGGGGTGGTCTTCACCGTCGCGCTGTTGGTGATCGCGGTCAGCGGCATTCTGCTCAACCACAAGCGCCCCCTGGGGCTTATGCCTGATGTGGCGCACACGCCGACGGCCGAGTTTGCGTCGTCGCTCTCGATGGCGCAGCTGGCCGACATCGCGCTCGCCGAGGTCGCCGGTCGGCGTGGCGCTGGTGGCGATGCGGTGAGCGACATCGACCGCATGGATGTGCGACCGCGCAACGGGTTCGTGAAGGTGCGGTTGCGCGACGCCGCGTCGACCGAGGTAACAGTCGACATCGCGACCGGTGCCGTGCTGCACGTCGGTTCGCGGGGCGATGTCTTTCTCGAGAAGCTCCACTCCGGCGAGATCTTTGGCGGGTCGTATGTGCTGTTGAGCGATCTTGCGGCCATCGCGCTCGTCGTGACGCTGATTTCGGGATACTGGCTGTGGCTCGCGCCCAAACTCCGGCGTGCTGGTTCGGAGGAGGCCGCATGA